One genomic region from Biomphalaria glabrata chromosome 7, xgBioGlab47.1, whole genome shotgun sequence encodes:
- the LOC106057495 gene encoding uncharacterized protein LOC106057495, which produces MRAGYQNFLHICEMEVLVSRPSSNLEENYFSRQVGTALSDAPIMTMTASDPLYCLQECLIRRYTIFCTAFNWVTSTGSCQLFSVNIFLNWTDRLVFTPETYFFIQNNATL; this is translated from the coding sequence AGCTGGATACCAGAACTTCTTGCACATCTGTGAAATGGAAGTGCTAGTCAGTAGACCCAGCTCCAATTTGGAAGAAAACTATTTCAGCAGACAAGTAGGCACTGCACTATCTGATGCACCAATCATGACAATGACTGCCAGTGACCCGCTCTACTGTCTCCAAGAATGCTTAATTCGTAGGTACACTATCTTCTGTACTGCCTTCAACTGGGTCACTTCTACAGGGTCATGTCAACTGTTTAGTGTTAATATCTTTCTGAACTGGACCGATAGACTTGTATTTACACCGGAGAcgtatttttttattcagaacAATGCTACTCTGTAA